The Danio rerio strain Tuebingen ecotype United States chromosome 1, GRCz12tu, whole genome shotgun sequence genome includes a region encoding these proteins:
- the golga7ba gene encoding golgin A7 family, member Ba isoform X1, which yields MATEFHNLQELRHSASLANKVFIQRDYTDGTVCKFQTKFPSELDSRIERTLFEDTVKTLNTYYAEAEKIGGQSYIEGCLACLTVYLIFLCIETRYEKVLKKISRYIQEQNEKVYAPRGLLITDPIERGMRVIEISVYEDRGSSGSSSGSSTTSSSGR from the exons TTCCACAACCTTCAGGAACTGAGACACAGCGCATCTCTGGCCAACAAGGTCTTCATTCAGAGAGACTACACCGATGGCACGGTCTGCAAGTTCCAGACCAAGTTCCCCTCCGAGTTAGACAGCagg ATCGAGCGGACGCTGTTTGAGGACACGGTGAAGACGCTGAATACTTACTATGCAGAGGCGGAGAAGATCGGAGGCCAGTCTTACATAGAAGGATGTCTGGCCTGCCTTACAGTTTACCTCATCTTCCTGTGCATCGAGACGCGTTACGAGAAG gtgctgaAGAAGATCTCGCGCTACATTCAGGAGCAGAATGAGAAAGTTTACGCTCCTCGAGGTCTCCTCATCACAGACCCGATAGAGAGAGGCATGAGGGTC ATTGAGATCAGTGTGTACGAGGATCGCGGATCCAGTGGTTCCAGCTCAGGAAGCAGTACAACCAGCAGCAGCGGACGATGA